In Dryobates pubescens isolate bDryPub1 chromosome 8, bDryPub1.pri, whole genome shotgun sequence, a genomic segment contains:
- the TMSB4X gene encoding thymosin beta-4, protein MSDKPDMAEIEKFDKSKLKKTETQEKNPLPSKETIEQEKQAGES, encoded by the exons ATGTCCGACAAACCCGATATGGCCGAGATCGAGAAATTTGACAAGTCCAAATTGAAGAAGACAGAGACGCAAGAGAAAAACCCACTGCCTTCAAAAGAAA CAATTGAACAGGAGAAGCAAGCGGGTGAATCGTAA